The following proteins come from a genomic window of Diorhabda sublineata isolate icDioSubl1.1 chromosome 7, icDioSubl1.1, whole genome shotgun sequence:
- the LOC130447044 gene encoding 14-3-3 protein epsilon, which produces MSEREDNVYKAKLAEQAERYDEMVEAMKKVAKLDLELTVEERNLLSVAYKNVIGARRASWRIISSIEQKEEGKGTDDKLEMIRQYRSQVEKELRDICSDILSVLDKHLIPAASSGESKVFYYKMKGDYHRYLAEFATGTDRKDAAEHSLVAYKSASDIAMTELPPTHPIRLGLALNFSVFYYEILNSPDRACRLAKAAFDDAIAELDTLSEESYKDSTLIMQLLRDNLTLWTSDMQGDGEAEPKEQLQDVEDQDVS; this is translated from the exons ATGTCTGAACGAGAAGATAATGTATACAAGGCAAAATTAGCTGAACAGGCAGAAAGATACGATG AAATGGTGGAAGCTATGAAGAAGGTAGCTAAGCTGGATTTGGAATTGACAGTAGAAGAAAGGAATCTCCTTTCGGTAgcttataaaaatgtaattggAGCTAGAAGAGCATCGTGGCGTATAATATCTTCTatagaacaaaaagaagaagGTAAAGGTACAGATGATAAGCTCGAAATGATACGTCAATATCGTTCCCAAGTAGAAAAAGAACTTAGAGACATTTGCTCAGATATACTTAGTGTATTGGACAAGCACTTGATACCGGCTGCGTCCTCGGGTGAATCCAAagttttttactataaaatgaaG GGTGATTATCACAGATATTTAGCCGAATTTGCAACTGGTACCGATCGTAAGGACGCTGCCGAACATTCATTGGTAGCTTACAAATCTGCCAGCGATATCGCAATGACAGAATTACCACCAACGCACCCGATTCGGCTCGGGCTGGCACTCAATTTCTCGGTGTTTTACTATGAGATACTCAACAGTCCGGATAGAGCGTGCCGATTGGCTAAGGCCGCTTTCGACGACGCTATCGCCGAGCTGGATACTCTTTCCGAAGAGAGCTATAAGGATAGTACGTTGATTATGCAACTCTTGAGGGACAACCTCACCCTATGGACCAGTGATATGCAGGGAGACG